The DNA window TCATCGCCAAGAACGCCGAGCGCGCCGCGGCCGACATGTCCAACGTGCTCCACGTGGAGATCACCACGGCGGCCGACATGTCCAAGGTGCTCCACGTGGAGATCACCAAGGAGCAGGCCGGCGATCTGGAGACCGTGATTTCCATCAAGTCCCACACACCGCCGCCGTCGTTCGGCCTCTTCTCCCGGGAGTTCGTGCGCCGGCACGGGCTCCACCTCGTCGGCACCGCGTCGACGTGGCTCCTCCTGGACATCGCCTACTACTCGCAGAACCTGTTCCAGAAGGACATCTTCAGCGCCATCGGGTGGATCCCGCCGGCGGCGACGATGAGCGCGCTGGACGAGCTGTTCCACATCGCGCGGGCCCAGATCCTGATCGCGCTCTGCGGCACCGTGCCGGGCTACTGGTTCACCGTCGCCTTCATCGACTCCGTCGGCCGCTTCAAGATCCAGCTCATGGGCTTCTTCATGATGACCGCCTTCATGGTCGGCCTCGCCGTGCCCTACGACTACTGGACGGGCCAGGGCCACCAGGCCGGCTTCGTCGTCATGTACGCGCTCACCTTCTTCTTCGCCAACTTCGGGCCCAACGCCACCACCTTCATCGTCCCCGCCGAGATCTACCCCGCCAGGCTCCGCGCGACGTGCCACGGGATATCGGCCGCCTCGGGGAAGGTGGGCGCCATCATCGGGTCCTTCGGGTTCTTGTACCTCGCCCAGAGCCCCGACCCGGCCAAGACCGCCCATGGATACAAGCCCGGCATCGGCGTGCGCTACTCCCTCCTCGTGCTCGCTGGGTGCAGCTTGATGGGGTTCATGCTCACCTTCCTCGTCCCGGAGCCCAAGGGCAAGTCCTTGGAGGAGATGTCGCGCGAGACCGAGCCCGACCATTGCTAGCTAGGGGGCGTCTCGTCGTTGCGTCAAGATCCGCTGCGTAGCTAGTCCATCTACTCCTAGATGACTGTCCGTGAACACTGCATTTAGTTTTGGCAATTAGGGGATGGCGACATGGTGAAATAATCGTCGTCACAGAAATTAAAGCGCGTAAGCTttatttttttcttgttttttgaCCTTTTCTCTTTACTGTGGTGTGAAAAATTAGATGGCTGCCATTGGGAAGCTATTTACCTGAGAAGGGCTTTGGGTATGTTCTGACATACATCTAGCCAGTTTTGACCGAGTCACTCAATCTTTTTCCAACTGCTCATCGTGAgtaaggctagtcatagtgggagtaacttagctagctagtaacatagcgcacttcaagaaatttttgcttatgtggcaagtatgTAATGTGAGgtagtaacataatatgttactgtaacatagcgcttcccaagacaagatgagtctataagctaataaatgaagccatctatgacactattattatgttactttgcattacgAAGGTAGTAACTTAGGGGGTGTTTAGTTCCAGGGACTTTTTTgtgttgggactagaaaaagtccctaGCAAACCAAACAGGATGGGACTTTTTTGGGACTTTTTGCTAAAAGTCCTTAGAAGCACCTCCTTGAGAGTCTTTTTCAAAAAGTcctagggactagaaaaagtcctaggactagagaaccaaacaccacctTAGACTAGTggcatgcatatgacactagtctaagttactccccactatgaccagcctaagtgACTCTTCGTGAAGCTTCCCCTAGTTTTCCCCGAAAGTGTTGTTCTGATCCCGAGAGCATGGGTGAACAGTAAAAAGAGGgaaataaatttgaaaaaaaaactgGGGAAAAATATATTCGGCCAAACATTGACAAATGTTTGATTGGTTACAGAGTTTCATCACCAGGTGGCATTCATAGAAAACATGGCAAAAAGAAATCAATGCTTCAAAATGTTAATGTTTTCTCCTCACCAAATTTTCCCCCCTTGCAGTGCACCTCTTATGTTCCTTGTCCCCATTCTCGAGTTTGATTTCTTTGCTTTGGTTCAAATATTCAACACTTATGGTGTAGGCAATGGACACAACCAACAAATAGGTGACATGAACTTGCGGCTTTTCTCTTATTGGTAATGCAATCCATTGATTAATTGAAAAGATGATCCACACCTTTTGTGTGACACCACACATGAAAATTGATTACACTACGTGCAAAATATGATCAAAGTGATTGAAGATATACAAATCTGCTATGTGAATCTAATAAATAAAATTTGTAGTGTTAAATGAAGTATTCAGAATTTATTTAGTGCGGTATCAATCATTTAATTGCCATTCTTAATTTAGGATAAAGAGGGGTGTCGACAACATTATGAAGACATGAGATGCAATGCTAATGTGTTCTGGAAGAGTTAGGCGGAGAAGTAGTGAGGGCACAATTATTTTTGTAAGACGCCAAGATGAGTGGGGGTCTTATTGCTACAGGCCCGGTCTTTGCTTCATGCTAGATCTAGTGAATTTTGTTCAACCTGGCATGAGCATTTGCATTGCGAGAACAATTTGGCTTGAGCTGCACCTTCACGTGTTGTTCATCGTCCATGAACgagcggcaaggagcttgccgccaTCGGATCTTTCAGAGAAAGCCGCTGATGTAGTCTATAGTTGTGGCTTTTGTCAAGGTATCTCTACTCCTATAAAAATGCGAGTTCGTGGCGATGGCGTGTCTGCCTTGACGTCATCTATGCCGTCCGATCGGCAATGTATGGCTGAGATTGAGACAAGCCATGTGCCACTTGCACTTTTGCAAAAAGACCCTCTGCTTAGACAGGGTTTTAGAGCAGGGACAACCCATTCAGTCTGGATGTTCTCAGGTAAAAAAACAGGATGTAGTCCATTCTCCTTCTCTCGAAAAGGATACCGAGTCTTCTAGACCGCTCCCAAAATCCTCGCCACGGACCCTCCCCCCTCTTTCCAAGTGACAGACGTTTTTGAATTGGGCGGGGATCCCTCCCCACCCGAGCTCGGAGCTCCCGCAACCATAGCCGCCCTTTAGACAGAGCTCGGAGCTCCCGCAGCCATGGCCGCCCGTAGACAGAGCTCAGAGCTCCCGTAACCATGGCCGCCCGTAGACATAGGTCCGCCGCCTGGATCTCGCATTACCGCTCTCCTCCGCTGCCTCTTGGACTTCCCTCGCTCTGGATCCAGTCCACCAAGAGCCCAGCCTCACCGTCAAGTCCATTGCCGGCCATCTCCTCCGCCCCCTTTTGCCCATCTCCTCCTGCGCCGACCTCGGCTAGCACAtacgccgccgacgccgcccgtCCGTTGACTCGTCCTCCTCTTGTGCCGCAGCACAATCGCCCAGCATCTCCACCACGACGCCCTCTTCTGCGTCATCCCCTACACCCCTCCCCCATCTCCTGCAGTTCCAATGCCCGCAAGTGCGCCGCT is part of the Triticum urartu cultivar G1812 unplaced genomic scaffold, Tu2.1 TuUngrouped_contig_4877, whole genome shotgun sequence genome and encodes:
- the LOC125528442 gene encoding probable inorganic phosphate transporter 1-7, coding for AKNAERAAADMSNVLHVEITTAADMSKVLHVEITKEQAGDLETVISIKSHTPPPSFGLFSREFVRRHGLHLVGTASTWLLLDIAYYSQNLFQKDIFSAIGWIPPAATMSALDELFHIARAQILIALCGTVPGYWFTVAFIDSVGRFKIQLMGFFMMTAFMVGLAVPYDYWTGQGHQAGFVVMYALTFFFANFGPNATTFIVPAEIYPARLRATCHGISAASGKVGAIIGSFGFLYLAQSPDPAKTAHGYKPGIGVRYSLLVLAGCSLMGFMLTFLVPEPKGKSLEEMSRETEPDHC